One Deinococcus multiflagellatus DNA window includes the following coding sequences:
- a CDS encoding nicotinate phosphoribosyltransferase, which produces MTRIDDQNLILDTDSYKSSHFLQYPQGTTRLFSYLESRGGRYPVTRFFGLQYILDRYLTRRVTAEMVEEARALIEAHGEPFPYDGWMRVVNVHGGRLPLEVRAVPEGTLVPIHNVLMSVTNTDPQLPWLVGWFETMLMRVWYPTTVATQSYHIREIIRAALERTSDRAAEELPFKLHDFGSRGVSSRESAGLGGLAHLINFLGSDTLEALRVGRNHYGADIAAYSIPAAEHSTITSWGKAHEVDAYRNMVTHFGKPGGVFAVVSDSYDLKHAINVHWGETLKQQVMDSGATLVVRPDSGDPPAMVRLAVNALAAKYGTTTNSKGYKVLNHVRVIQGDGIDEQTIRQILDNLEVDGFSAENVAFGMGGALLQKVDRDTQRFAYKASAGLIDGEYRGIYKDPVTDPGKRSKDGVLDLVLEGGRMVTKAYKTFDTDFPGSLMRTVYRDGELLVRDTLDTVRSRA; this is translated from the coding sequence ATGACCCGCATTGACGACCAGAACCTGATCCTCGACACCGATTCGTACAAGAGCAGCCACTTCCTGCAGTATCCGCAGGGCACCACGCGGCTGTTCTCGTACCTGGAGTCGCGTGGGGGGCGCTATCCAGTGACGCGGTTTTTCGGGCTGCAGTACATCCTGGACCGCTACCTGACCCGCCGCGTGACGGCCGAGATGGTGGAAGAGGCGCGCGCCCTGATTGAAGCGCACGGTGAGCCCTTTCCCTACGACGGCTGGATGCGGGTGGTGAACGTGCACGGCGGGCGCCTGCCGCTGGAGGTGCGCGCGGTGCCCGAAGGCACGCTGGTGCCCATTCACAACGTGCTGATGAGCGTGACCAACACCGACCCCCAACTGCCCTGGCTGGTGGGCTGGTTTGAAACCATGCTGATGCGCGTGTGGTACCCCACCACCGTGGCCACCCAGAGCTACCACATCCGCGAGATTATCCGCGCCGCGCTGGAGCGCACCAGTGACCGCGCCGCCGAGGAACTGCCGTTCAAGCTGCACGACTTTGGCAGCCGGGGCGTGAGCAGCCGCGAAAGCGCGGGCCTGGGCGGGCTGGCCCACCTGATCAACTTTCTGGGCAGCGACACCCTGGAAGCCCTGCGCGTGGGCCGCAACCACTACGGCGCCGATATTGCCGCGTACTCGATTCCCGCCGCCGAACACAGCACCATCACCAGCTGGGGCAAGGCGCACGAGGTGGACGCCTACCGCAATATGGTCACGCACTTTGGTAAGCCGGGCGGGGTGTTCGCGGTGGTCAGCGATTCGTACGACCTGAAACACGCCATCAACGTGCACTGGGGCGAAACGCTGAAGCAGCAGGTCATGGACTCTGGCGCCACCCTGGTCGTGCGCCCGGACAGTGGGGACCCCCCGGCGATGGTGCGGCTGGCTGTGAACGCCCTGGCGGCCAAGTACGGCACCACCACGAACAGCAAGGGCTACAAGGTGCTGAACCATGTGCGCGTGATTCAGGGCGACGGCATTGACGAACAGACCATTCGCCAGATTCTGGACAATCTGGAGGTGGACGGCTTCAGCGCCGAGAACGTGGCCTTTGGCATGGGCGGCGCGCTGCTGCAGAAGGTGGACCGCGACACGCAGAGATTTGCCTACAAGGCCAGCGCCGGGCTGATTGACGGCGAGTACCGGGGCATTTACAAGGACCCCGTGACCGACCCCGGCAAGCGCAGCAAGGACGGCGTGCTGGATTTGGTGCTGGAAGGCGGGCGCATGGTCACGAAGGCCTACAAGACCTTCGACACCGACTTCCCCGGCAGCCTGATGCGTACGGTGTACCGCGACGGCGAACTGCTGGTGCGCGACACCCTGGACACAGTGCGGAGCCGGGCGTGA